The genomic stretch GGTGGAGCGTCACACCGGGAAGGATGGTCGCCACGGTGTTCGACGCCGCCAGGGCAGCGATCTGAGCTGGGCCGCTGGCTTCAAGATGATCCACACTGAGCGCTCCCAGCTCGCAGGCGAGTTCCGTCCCACCGATGGCGTGGAACTGGTCGGCATGGAGCTTGAAGTCCAGCTCGTTGGCGCGGGCGGCCACGAAGATCTGACGGGTTTCCTCGACAGTGAAGGCTTCTTTCTCGCAGAAGACGTCCACCGTTTCAGCAAGTCCGGAACTGGCGACCTCAGGAATCAGTTCCTCGCAGACGGCCCGGACGTAGTCGGTGCGTCCTTCCGTGGGTGGGACGTGGATCAGGAGCGTCGGCATCACGAACAGCTCCCGTCGCAGTCTGCGGACAGCTTCCAGCATCCGCACCTCTGCACGGAAATCCAGCCCGTAGCCGCTCTTGACTTCAATGGTGGTCGCACCAGACGCCCGCAGCGTGTGCAACCGTGGCCGGGCCAGGGCCACCAGCTCATTTACGCTGGCCGCACCTGTCGCCCGCATGCTGCTGCGGATGCCGCCGCCCCGCGCGAGGATCTCCTCGTACGGGACGCCCTGCACGCGCGCCTCGAAATCCGCGAGGCGATCCCCGGCCCAGATGGAGTGCGTGTGCGGGTCGACCAGTCCTGGTACGACCGCCACGCCGCCCAGGTCGTGCTCCTGCACCATGCCGGGAGCCTCGGCACGCGGGCCGACCCACTGAACACGCCCGCCCGAGACGAGCAGGGCGGCATCGGGAATGACGCTCAGGTCGCCCATGGCCGCGCCGCGCTGCACGCCGGGGGCCGGCGTGACGAGCTGGCTGATGTTCGTGAACAGCGTCTCAGGCATGACGGTCACCGTCCAGGCCCGCCTCGCACAGCGTCTCCATGATCAGCCGCGCCATCAGCAGTTCGCTGCGTCCGGTGGGGTCGAGGCTCGGGGCGAGTTCCACGACATCCAGGCCGACGACGGTGTTGTGCCGCGCCGTTTCCGCCAGGATCGCCATGCCCTGCGCGTAGGTCAGGCCGTCCGGTTCGGGGCTGCTCGTGCCGGGAATGACGCTGGGGTCGAAGCTGTCCACGTCCACGCTGAGGTACACGTTCTTCCCGCGCGGCAGCCGCTCCAGCACACGCGTCAGGTCACCCGCGACGTCCGTCATGGGGATCAGGGCGTGCCCCCGCGCGCGGGCCGCCGCGACCGCTTCCGGATCGAAGCGCAGCCCACGCAGGCCAATGGTCGTGATGTGCACGAGGTTCTCCATCTCCTCGCACGCGCGGCGGAAGGGGCTGCTGTTGCTGTAGCGGGTGTCGTTGCGGGTGTCCGTGAAGTCCAGGTGCGCGTCCAGCTGCACCACGTGCAGCTCCGGCACGTCCGCATAGGCCCGCAGGATCGGGTACGTGACGCTGTGGTCGCCGCCCAGGAACACCGGGAGGCGGCAGCGTTCCCGCACCAGTCGGGCCGCCTCCGTGATCCGCTGCCGTGCCAGTTCCGGCTCCAGGCTGGGCAGCACCACGTCCCCCGCGTCCGCGAAGGTCACGCCCGCCAGCCGCGTCACGCCGTCCAGTCCCGTGAAGGGCGGCACACTCCGCAGGCTGGCCTCTCTGAGTGCGCGGGGGGCGAAGCGCGCGCCGGGGCGGAACCCCAGGGCGATATCGAAGGGCACGCCGAGCGCGGCCACGTCCGCCCGCCACTCCGCGGCCGGGTGGACGATGGGCGCGCGGGCGAAGGTGGCGATGCCGCCGTAGGGAAGGTGGGTCATGGGCGCGCCCCACAGGTCACGTCGCCGTCGGTGTCTTTGTCTGAGACCTGTGTCAGCGAAGGCAGGGCGAGATGGAGTTCAGCAGTGCGGCTGAGCTGGCCCGTCGTGGGGCTGTACCAGTTCACGTTCAGGCACAGGGTCTTCCCTGTCACGCGGCTGGCCCGGATGTCGGGAAAGGTGACCTGCCGGGCGCCACCGTTCAGGTTCCAGAGCCGGATGGTGTTATCGCCCGTGCCGATCAGGTAACGTCCGTCTTCACTCCACTGGATATTGAGCACGGTGTCGTTCTTGAGTTGTTCGGTTCGGCCGTCTGGACGAACGAGAAACACATTCGCATCCCAGTACTTCGTATGTATGTTTCTGTAGTAATGCACGGCAATGAAGCTCCCCGATCGATTTGGAAGGACAGACGGTCTCTCCCAACCCCAAGAGAAGTCAGGATCGGGTTCCAGAGCGACTTCTGGCCCTTTCACCTCTACCGTCTTCCCCGTCTTCGTGGTGACTGTGACGGCCAGCTTAGGGTCGTGCCCGTGCTGTTGTGCACCGACCGAACCGGTCAGCAGGAGGCCAAGGAGGGGCAGAACAAAGGGTTTCATGCGCCTATTGTTCACGTCACCTCTGGTCTCTGATGCCGAGGCTGGGCAGATCAAGCCCCCTCTCCCGCGCCACGTCCAGCGCGAGGTCATAGCCTGCGTCGGCGTGGCGGATGACGCCCATGCCGGGGTCGTTGGTCAGGGCGCGGGCAAGTTTCCGGGCGGCTTCTTCGGTGCCGTCGGCGACGATGACGAGGCCGCTGTGCTGCGAAAATCCCAGGCCGACGCCGCCGCCGTGGTGGAAGCTCATCCAGCTGGCCCCGCTGGCGATGCCGACGCCGAAGTTCAGGAGAGGCCAGTCGGACACGGCGTCGCTGCCGTCGAGCATGGCTTCGGTTTCGCGGTAGGGGCTGGCAACCGATCGGCGTCGAGGTGGTCGCGGCCGATGACGATGGGAGCCTTCAGGCGGCCGTCGGCGACCATCTCGTTGAAGAGTCTCGCGGCCCGGTCGCGTTCCCGGTACCCGAGCCAGCAGATGCGGGCGGGGAGGCCCTGGAAGGCGATCTGGTCGGCGGCGTACGTGAGCCAGGATTGCAGGCGCTCGTCGTGGGGGAAGAGGTCGAGCAGCGCGCGGTCGGTGGCGCGAATGTCCTCGGGGTCGCCGGACAGCGCCACCCAGCGGAAGGGGCCGCGCCCCTCGCAGAAGGAGTCCCGGATGAACGCGGGCACGAAGCCGGGGTAGTCGAAGGCGTTCTCCACACCGGCTTCCCGGGCGCGGTGGCGGAGGTTGTTGCCGTAGTCGAACGCGACCGCGCCGCGCCGCTGGAGGTCGAGGATGGCGCGGACGTGCGCCGCCATCGCGTCGTACGCGCGCTGGCGGTACTCGTCGGGCCGCTGCTCGCGCAATTCCGCGGCGTCCTCGTCGGGCGCAAGGACGGGCAGGTAGCCCCACATGGGGTCGTGCGCGCTGGTCTGGTCGGTGATCAGGTCAGGCGTCCAGTTCATCGTGACGAGCTGCGGGACGAGCTCGGCGGCGTTGCCCTGCACACCGATGGAGCGGGCGACACCTTCAGCCTTGTACGTTTCCGCGCGGGCGATGGCGTCCTCCAGGCTCGTGGCGACCTCGTCGAGGTAGCGGGTGTCGAGGCGCTTCTGGATGCGGGTGGGGTCGATCTCGATAGTGATGCTGACGCCACCGGCGAGCTTCACGGCGAGGGGTTGCGCGCCGCCCATGCCGCCCAGCCCGGCGGTGACGGTGACGGTGCCCCTCAGGCTGCCGCCGAAGTGCTTGCGGGCCGCTCCGGCGAAGGTCTCGTAGGTGCCCTGGAGGATGCCCTGCGTCCCGATGTAGATCCAGCTTCCGGCAGTCATCTGGCCGTACATCATCAGGCCCGCCCGGTCGAGCTGGTCGAAGGTTTCCCAGTTCGCCCAGTGCGGCACGAGGTTGCTGTTGGCGAGCAGCACGCGCGGGGCCCACTCGTGCGTCTTCAGGACGGCGACGGGCTTGCCGGACTGGATCAGCAGCGTCTCGTCGTCCTCCAGCCGGTCGAGCGTCTCCACGATCGTGTGGTAGGCCTCCCAGCTGCGGGCGGCCTTGCCGCGCCCGCCGTACACGACCAGGGTGTCCGGGTGCTCGGCGACGTCCGGGTCGAGGTTGTTCATGAGCTTGCGCTTGGCGGCCTCCTGCACCCACCCCTTCGCGGTCTTCTGCGGGCCGCGCGGGGCGCGGACGACGGGGGCGGGTTCGGTGGGGGCGGGGGGTGTCATGGGTGTCCTCCGGTGGGCGGCAGTGTGCGTGGTGCGGAATGGCGGCAGCTGCAGCGATGGCCTGGGCTCGCCTCCCCGCTCCTGGCCTGATGGATGTGCCGTCATCCTCCGCCTGTGCCATGCAGGTCGCAACGGCATCTTCCGGTCTGACCGGAAAGCAACCGCCCCTCTTGCATCTCAGCCTGCGGTTGAGCATCATGAATGAGTGAACACTCACTCGGGAAAGGGTGACAGATTAAAGCGCACTTCTCCCCGCCCTGCG from Deinococcus sp. AB2017081 encodes the following:
- the hutI gene encoding imidazolonepropionase, whose product is MPETLFTNISQLVTPAPGVQRGAAMGDLSVIPDAALLVSGGRVQWVGPRAEAPGMVQEHDLGGVAVVPGLVDPHTHSIWAGDRLADFEARVQGVPYEEILARGGGIRSSMRATGAASVNELVALARPRLHTLRASGATTIEVKSGYGLDFRAEVRMLEAVRRLRRELFVMPTLLIHVPPTEGRTDYVRAVCEELIPEVASSGLAETVDVFCEKEAFTVEETRQIFVAARANELDFKLHADQFHAIGGTELACELGALSVDHLEASGPAQIAALAASNTVATILPGVTLHLGLPAAPGRALIDAGAAVAVGTDLNPGSSPVFSVQLALALAVRLNRLTPAEALTACTVNAAAALGLGDRAALAPGQRADFLALHSADWRDLAYTLGANPVRDVWMDGRHV
- a CDS encoding arginase family protein, whose amino-acid sequence is MTHLPYGGIATFARAPIVHPAAEWRADVAALGVPFDIALGFRPGARFAPRALREASLRSVPPFTGLDGVTRLAGVTFADAGDVVLPSLEPELARQRITEAARLVRERCRLPVFLGGDHSVTYPILRAYADVPELHVVQLDAHLDFTDTRNDTRYSNSSPFRRACEEMENLVHITTIGLRGLRFDPEAVAAARARGHALIPMTDVAGDLTRVLERLPRGKNVYLSVDVDSFDPSVIPGTSSPEPDGLTYAQGMAILAETARHNTVVGLDVVELAPSLDPTGRSELLMARLIMETLCEAGLDGDRHA